The Alcaligenes faecalis sequence ACACCATGGTTTCCTGAGGACGCGGACGGTTCTTGCCCATGGCATGGAACTGACCATAAAACGGATGGAAAGCCGCATGCGGAATCCAGGCCTCGTCAAAGTGCAGCACTTCCACGTAACCGTCCACGGCATTCTTGATCTCTTGAGTGTCGTAAATAATGCCGTCGTAGGTGGACTGAGTCAGCGTCAACACACGGGGTTTGACCGTGTCGGCATCCAGGTGCGAAAGCAAGGGGTGCTTGCGGATCTTCTCGCGAATGGTCTCGATATCAAACTCACTGCGTGCAATTGGGCCAATAATCCCGAAGTGGTTACGCGTAGGACGCAAAAACACGGGGATAGCGCCCGTCATGACAATGCTGTGCAAAATGGATTTATGGCAGTTGCGGTCCACAACCACCACATCGCCCGGCGCCACCGCGTGGTGCCAGACAATCTTGTTGCTGGTGCTGGTACCGTTGGTCACGAAAAAGCAGTGATCAGCGTTGAAAATACGTGCAGCATTGCGCTCACTGGCCCCAATGGCCCCATTGTGGTCCAGCAATTGACCCAGCTCTTCGACGGCGTTGCACACGTCGGCACGCAACATGTTCTCACCAAAGAACTGATGAAAAATCTGCCCGACCGGGCTTTTCAGAAAGGCCACACCGCCCGAGTGACCAGGGCAGTGCCAGGAGTAGGAACCGTCCTCTGCGTAATCGAGCAAGGCTTTCAAAAACGGGGGCTTGACACCTTCCACATAGCTGCGCGCTTCACGCACGATGTGACGCGCCACGAACTCGGGCGTGTCCTCGAACATATGAATGACGCCTTGCAGCTCACGCAAGATATCGTTTGGCATATGACGAGCCGTTTTAGTCTCGCCATACACATAAATAGGCACATCCGTATTGCGACGACGCACAGCCCGAATAAAGGCACGCAGATTGACCAGCGCCGGGGCGCTATCTCCATCTTGCGTGAACTCCTCATCATCGATGGACAAAATAAACGCGCTGGCACGACTTTGCTGCTGGGCAAATTGACTCAAATCGCCATAACTGGTGGTTCCCAACACCTCGAAGCCTTCGGCCTCGATCGCATCTGCTAATACACGAATGCTCAGACCAGACGCATTTTCAGAACGAAAATCCTCATCGATGATCACAATGGGGAATTGATATTGCATGCCATGTCCTTAATACAAGGGAGCGCCGCAGGGGCGGCAAAAAAAGGGAGGGACGCCAGTCGCTTTTGTGCAGCAGATCGTACCGATTTTCACGTCCCGTCATGTGACACTTGCTTTTCCCTACGTCCTTGGGCATAATTCTACATGTCCCAGGACAAAACAAAAGGCGTGGTGACAGATTGGCTATGTGACGGACTGCAAATCCGTTCAGGTTGGTTCGATTCCAGCACACGCCTCCATCTTGCTTGCATTCAAGACAGACAAAACTGGCCTTCTTTCCGGTTTTGATCACACAGAAAAAGTCGCCATTACGGCGATTTTTTTATTCCCTTTTCCTGCACGGCAAATCCTTGTACTACGCGCTGCGGCCAAGCAATTCCATCGATTTTGGCCTACCGTTCCAACTTGGCCTGCAATTTAACACAAGCAGGCGCGTGACCTGCCCAAAAAACCCTCTTTTTAGTGCCCTAAAAACATCAATCTGCCCTCAATGCCATTCAGGTCTTGAGCCCGGACTTTGTAGCTGTTACATGCAAATGGTTTGAGGGCAAATTGATTGTCTGAACATGTCGGTTTTTTACTACGACCTAGAACAAAGAGAAACCCAATGATCCTTTTCAGCCTCGTGGCATCGCTGGCTTTAAAACCAGCCCCTGGCTGACGCTGATATGATGGCGGCATTCGCGCACGCCAAGTGCCCTCTTGCCTGTTTCCGACACGCTGATGGCCGCCTCTGCACCACCTCTATCGATAAAGCCCTGCTCCAGCGGCTTTCTCTGATCAATTTGAATTATCTGACACCATGAAACTCACTACCTGGAACGTGAACTCCCTGAACGTCCGTCTTCCTCAAGTTCTGGACTGGCTGGCCGCCAACCCCGTAGACGTGCTGTGTCTTCAAGAGCTGAAACTGCCCGACGAGCGTTTTCCTTTGGAGGCGTTTCAGGAAATCGGCTACCACGCGCACTGGGCGGGTCAAAAAACCTATAACGGTGTGGCCCTGATTTCGCGTGAGCCTGGCACGGATGTGCAACGCAATCTGCCCAATTACGAAGATCCGCAACAGCGTCTGCTGGCGGCCACCTACCCTTCTCCTGATGGCCCGGTGCGTGTGATCTGTGCCTACTGCCCCAACGGGCAATCGCTGGAGAGCGAGAAGTACAGCTACAAGCTGGAATGGTTTGCTGCCTTGCACGACTGGCTGGAAAAAGAATTGCAGCAGTATCCCCGCCTGGCCATTCTGGGCGACTATAATATTGCCCCAGCCGACCAGGACGTTCACGACCCTGCGAAGTGGGCTGATGATGTTTTGGTCTCCCCACCCGAGCGGGCAGCCTTCGAGCGTTTGCTGGCCCTAGGCTTGCACGACGCCTACCGCTTGTTTGAACAAAGCGGCAGCCCTTTTACCTGGTGGGACTATCGTCGTTTTGCCTTTCGCCGCGATGCCGGACTGCGTATTGACCACGCCCTGCTGTCCGACGAGCTCAAGGCCCGTTGCTCGGCCTGCGATATTGACCGCGAACCACGTGCCAATGAACAGCCTTCGGACCACGCGCCCGTTACCGCCACCTTGTCTTTTAGCTGACACACTCATTTCATTATGCAAATTCAAAGCGAAATCATTGAGCAGACTGACTCAGCCTATGTGCTTGAGATCACCTTGGAAGAGGAACACAAGGTCTGGGCCTATCTGGCCATCAGCGAACCTGATCTGGATGCAGTCGCCAATATTGTCCCACCCGAGCAATTCGAAGCCGGCGGCGATGTTCACGTGATGGCCATTGCTCAGTCCAAAGATGCCCCACGAGAAGTGGAAGAGGTTCTGTTTTCCATGAACCCGAATGACACGGTGGTCTTTCTGTGCGCGGACCAGGCCAGCATCATGGCCGTCTTGACTGAGTTCGGACAAACCGACCCAAGCAGTAATTAATTCTTTTATAAAAATTCACCTCTAGAGTCTGCTCTCCATGTCCACGAGCTATCCTGGCACTGTTTTTATGGTTGTCGCCCCCAGCGGGGCGGGCAAATCCAGTCTGGTCAACGCCCTCTTGGCCAATGATTCCAACATCATGCTGTCCATCTCGGCCACCACCCGCGCCCCTCGCCCCGGCGAGAGCGATGGCGAGCACTACTTCTTTGTGGACAAGCCGCGCTTTGAAAGCATGGTCGCAGAAAACGCCATGCTGGAATGGGCCAAGGTGCATGACAACTACTACGGCACGCCCCGCGAGCCCATTCAGAAAGCCCTGAATGTAGGCCGTGATGTGTTGCTGGAAATCGACTGGCAAGGCGCCCGTTTGGCACGCGAACATTTCCCCGAAGCCGTAGGCATTTTCATTCTGCCGCCCTCCTTGCCCACCTTGGAGGCGCGTTTGCGCAAACGCGGACAGGACAGTGACGCGATCATTGCCCGTCGCGTCGAGGCCGCCGAGCACGAAATCGCCCATGTTCATGACTGTCAATATGCTATTATCAATGAGGATTTTGATACGGCATTACAGCAGCTATTGAGTATTGTGCAGGCCAGTCGTTTGCGCACTGCCACTCAGTCAGTACGGCATCGCCAACTCTTTCAACAATTAGGCGCAGATGCCCTGCTGAATCAGGGCTGATCTCCTTCTTATTTCTTTTTGATAACAGGTCTACTATGGCTCGCATCACTATCGAGGACTGCCTGGAGCAAGTCCCCAATCGCTTTAAGCTCACCTTGGCAGCCGCCTACCGTGCGCGCGAACTGGCTCAAGGCCACGAACCACGCCTGGAAAGCAAGAACAAGCCTACGGTTACCGCCCTGCGAGAAATCGCCTCCGGCGCGACCGGTCTGGAAATGCTGCGCAAAGTTCCTACCTGATAGGCACAAGCGGAGCACGGTATGGCATTTTCAGGTTTACGGGGCGCATCGTCTGGGCTGTTGGCCGTCCTTAAAAAAGGTTCACGGCTAGGTCGTCGCAAGCCTAAGGAAAAGAACGCCCCGGCGCTGGCACAAGCCGCTCAGGAAAGTGCCAACCCACCTATTGCCTCGCTGGCTCCGCTCACCAAGATCATCTCGCAGTACCTGGACCCGAAAGATGTAGAACGGGTACGGGAGGCCTATCGTTTCTCCGATCAGGCTCACTTGGGGCAGTTTCGCGCCAGTGGCGAACCCTATATCTCGCACCCCATAGCCGTCACGGAAATCTGTGCGGGCTGGAAGCTGGATACCGATGCCCTGATGTCGGCCCTGCTGCACGATGTGATCGAAGACCAGGACGTCACCAAGCAGGAACTGGCTGAAAAATTCGGTACCGATGTGGCCGAGATTGTGGACGGCTTGTCCAAGCTGGAGCGCCTGGAATTTGCCACCAAGACGCAGCAACAGGCCGACAGCTTTCGCAAGATGCTGCTGGCCATGTCGCGCGATGTACGCGTCATCCTGATCAAGCTGGCTGACCGCTTGCACAATATGCGCACGCTGGACGCCGTCAAGCCGGAAAAACGCCGCCGCGTAGCCCAGGAAACCCTGGATATTTACGCGCCGATTGCACATCGCCTGGGCCTGAACGCCCTGTTCCGCGAGCTTCAGGACCGCTGCTTCAAGGCCATCTACCCCAATCGCTACAAGGTACTGCACAAGGCCTTGCTGGCCGCTCGAGGCAACCGCCGTGAAGTGCTGGGCAAGATCACTGAAGCCGTCAAGATCGCTCTGCCTGCTGCCGGGATTGATGCTGAAATCTCTGGCCGAGAAAAGTCGCTCTACAGCATTTTCTGCAAGATGGTCGAGCAGAAGAAGTCCTTCTCGGACGTGCTGGATATTTACGGCTTTCGCATCATTGTGCATACCCTACCCGAGTGCTATTTGTCCTTGGGCACGCTGCACCAGTTGTATCGCCCCGTACCGGGCAAATTCAAGGACTACATTGCCATCCCCAAAGTGAATGGCTACCAGTCCCTGCACACCACCTTGATTGGCCCCTACGGCACCCCCGTCGAGTTCCAGTTCCGCACCCGCGAAATGGACCACGTGGCCGAAGAAGGCGTGGCCTCTCACTGGTTGTACAAAGAAGACGACGTCACCCTGAACGATCTACAAAAGCGCACACATCGTTGGTTGCAATCCCTGCTGGATATTCAAAGCCAGACCGGTGACTCCACAGAATTCCTGGAACACGTCAAAGTCGACCTGTTCCCCGATGCGGTTTACGTCCATACGCCCAAAGGCAAGATTATCTCCCTGCCACGCGGCGCGACACCGGTGGACTTTGCCTACAGCATCCATACCGACATCGGCAATCACGCAGTTGCCTCCAAGATCAATGGCGAGTTTGCCCCGCTGCGCACCGAGCTGAAAAGCGGTGACTCGGTGGAGATCATTACCTCCCCTGCTGCCCGCCCAAGTGCTCAGTGGCTGAACTACGTGCGTTCCGGCCGTGCCCGTTCGGAAATCCGCCACTACCTGCGCACAGTTAAATACGAAGAATCCGTCGCCTTTGGTCGCCGCCTACTGGATCAAGCATTGGATCAGCTGGGGCTGCCACATGCCACCGACGACGATCCCAATTGGGACAAGCTGGCCAAGGGCTCGGGCGCAGCGTCACGTGAAGAAATTCTGGCTGATATCGGTTTAGGCAAGCGTCTGGCTGCCGTTGTGGCTCGTCGTTTTGCGCCAGAAAGCTCCCTGCTGGAAACCACAGCCGCAGAATTTGACGAAATCAGCGCCAACACCTCAGCACCTATTCTGATCCACGGGAACGAGGGTCAGGCCGTACAGTTAGCACCGTGCTGCGGTCCTCTGCCCGGCGACGCCATTATTGGCGGCATCCGTCTAGGTCATGGCCTAGTCGTTCATATGGCTGAATGCGCGGTGGCACAACGCGCCCAGGCCAAAGAGCCCGAGCGTTGGGTTCCAGTAATGTGGGATAGCAATACCGCCCGCCACCTGTCTACCCGTCTGGATGTCACTGCCATCAACGAGCGCGGTGTCCTGGGCCGTCTGGCTGCTGAAATTACCGATGCCGACTCCAATATCCTGCATATTTCCATGCCGGACGAATCAGCGGCAACATCGGTGCTACATCTGACCGTTCAGGTGGATAGCCGTACTCACTTGGCCCGCGTGATCCGAGCAATTCGCCATGTACCACAAGTTCAGAAGATTGTGCGTGTGAAAGGTTAAGCCCGGTTGCAAACCAGCTTTCAGCCGTACAAAAAACGCCTGCTCAATAGCAGGCGTTTTTACAAAACTCATTGCACTGCCCCCCTATGCCAGAGCCTCGCACACGAGCTGGATCAGTCCGTAGATGAGCTCCTCCCTACCGGCTCATGAGCTCTGATTTCACAACAGCAGCAACAGGGCGACAAGCGGCTTATACCCCCACATAAGCCACGCACAGGCCGTAGGCGAGCACGCCAGTCAGTGTTGAACCCGCAATGCCACCCGGCCAACGACGGCCCAACAGCACCCCTGCCAGACCCGCCAGCAAAGGCGGCAAGTCCAGAGGTAGTTGCTCAGGGCGCAGCAAGGAGATCAGGGACACGACCAGCAAAGACACCACGCCTGCCGGGCCGATTGCTCCAAACAGTCGCGGCCAGATCGAAACGCGACTGGGGTCCGCCTTGCCTTGTCGTCCACCCAGACGCAAAGGCAGGTAACGAATCAAAAATGTGCCTACGCCCGCCAGCACAATCATGAGCAGAAAACTCCAATCCATCTCTACTCCTTAAGCGCGGCGCAGGGCCATCAAGCCACCGGCCAGCATACCCACAATAATGGCCAGATACGAGGGCAGGAAAGCCATGGCCAGCACCGCCCCCACAGCCGCAGCCACCAGTACCGGCAAAGGGGCAGATCGGCGGATTTCCAACAGCAAGGCGAAGAACAAAGCGGGCAAGACAAACCCCAAAGTCTTTTCCAACACGGGGGATTGACCCAGCAAGTCGCTGGCAAAGAAAGCCCCTACGGCAGTGCCCAGCACCCAGGACAGGTAGGAACCCAGTTGCAAGCCACAGTACCAGGACTCCTGCTCCTGGGCTGGCTGGCGAGCCACCCCAGCGGCGGAAGCGGCAAAGACTTCATCGGTCAGGCCAGGAGCCATAAACAGACTGGACACAGTTCTGGGGCCGGTAAAAAAGCCCATCAAGGTCGGCCCATAGAACACATGACGCAGGTTCATCAGTAGCACAATGCCCAAAATACTGGGATAGGCGGCGCCGGCGACCAGCAGACTGATCAAAATGAACTGGCTGGCCCCGGCATACACAATCAGGGACACCATCACTGCCAACCAGGGCGACAAGCCGGCATGCACCGCCGTCAAGCCAAAGGAAATCGCGACAGGGACATAGCCCAAAGCGATAGAGGCGCTGTCTCGCAAGCCCCGTCGATATGCCGAACCGATGATCATGAAAAACCTTGCCGCGCCCACCTAGGCCTGGAATGCACCAATAAAGATAGCGGGATCAACCCGCGCGTTATTCAGACTGACATTCCAGTGCAAATGAGGGCCGGTCGCACGCCCCGTCGCACCGGAACGCCCCACGACATCACCTTTACTGACGCGATCACCCACACGCACGTCAAAGGCCGACAAGTGGCAGAACATGGTGATCAGGCCCTGGCCATGATCCACAAATACGGTTTTACCGTTAAAGAAGTAGTCCGCCACGATGGTGACAATTCCGTCAGCAGGGACTTTGACCGCCGTGCCGGTAGCTGCGGCAAAGTCCAGACCCGAATGCGGATTACGCTCTTGGCCATTGAAGAAACGGCGCAGGCCAAAAGGACTGGTCAGGCGACCCGGCACCGGCTTTTCAAAAACCACATTGCTGGGGCCTTCTGTGCGGAAGCTGGCGTACGCTTCCATCTGCTCTTTATACTCACGCTCAAAACGGGCCTGCTGCTGCGGGTCTGGATTCACATGAGACTTGTTTTTCAAGGTAATGCGCTGTTCTCGGTAACGCTTGCTCCCTACCTGAAAGGCCACACCCGACTGCCCCTGTACCGAGATGCTGTGCTGGCCCGGCTGGGTTTTCAGGTCCAGCCCCACAATGGCTTTCCATCGCTGGTCAGCATCGTGAATCACCAGGACACGGTTGCCATTGAAGTGCACCACCGGGGCTGAGCCACCCGTGCCCAAATCCAGCACCGCCACCCCGCCCGGCACAGGACGATGCAAGGTACGCTCAATAAACGTGCCCTGCTGGGGCGCAGCCTGCGCCAGCCACGGAGCGGTCAGCCCCCAAACAGTTGCGGCGCCTAAAAGGCGCCGCCGTACCAGGGAAATATCAGTGTGATTCATCAGAATACTCTTTGAAAAACACCCTGGAGCTTGGAAGCTCCAGGGTTACCGGCCCTGATTCAAGCCGTTTTATTCATCCTCACCGCTGGAGGTCAACTCTTTTTCCGCTTCAGGCAGAATCTGTACCTTCTCTTGCACACGCATCGCTTGCAGAACAGCTTGGGTCTCGGTACGAGCCATGGCTTGCGTCAGTTGTGCCGTCAACATGTCCAGACCAGGATTGCCCGCCTTACCAGGTTGGTGACTCAGAATCTGCACGACGGTGTAACCCTGGGGCTGACGATCACCCACATATGCAGGCAGCTTGTCCACGGGCTTGGCCAGAACCTTGTTCAGCAAGGCTTCATCCATTTCCGGGAATTCAGCACGACTCACGGCAAACTGAGCCGAGAAATCTTCTGGTTCGCTACCGGCTTGCAACTGTTTCAGGTAGTCTTCACCCGCTTGCACCGCCAGGGCAGCGGCCTTTTCACGGCGCAGGTTTTCCTCAGCAATCGTACGTACTTTATCCAGTGCGGGCACATGGGCGTCTGTTACGTCGATCACCCGCAGGGCAATCAAGGTATCAGGAGACACTTCGACAACACCCGCATTCTTGCGTGACGCCAGCGCCTCGGCATTGAACAATGCCTGACGCACACGGTTATCATCCAGCACGGCCACATCGGGACTATTGGCAGCAGCCAGCTCACCTTCTACTTGCGACGCAGGAATCAAACCTTGACGGCTGATACCTTCAGCTTGCTTCAAAGTCAAACCCAAAGCATTGGCCGCCGCCTCCAGACTGTCTTCATTGTCGTAGACCAGGTTGGTCAGCTTGCTGGCCATATCAGCAAAGCGTTCGGAGGCCAGTTGCTTGCGCACTTCTTCCTGCACCTTGCTGCGGGCCTGCTCAAAAGACTCGCCTTGCTCAGGCTGAACCTCATTGCTCTTGAAAATATGGAAACCGTTGGGGCCTTCGATCACGCCGGATACATCACCCTTTTTCAGGGCAAATACGGCATTTTCCAACACACTGGGCCAAGAACCTTTACTGATCCAACCCAGTTCGCCACCTTCGCGGGCACTGCCTTCATCCTGGGAATTGGCACGCGCCAAGTCGGCAAAGCCTTCTTTATTGGCCTGGGCTTTTTCAGCCAGCTCACGAGCTTTGGTCTGAGCCACTTCGCGTTCGCTATCAGAAGCGCCCGCTGGCACGTTCACCAAAATATGGCTGATATTCACGCGGCCAGCCTGCACATAGCGTGCCTTATTTTGCTCGTAATACTGCTTGAGCTGTTCGTCAGTAGGGGTAGGCAGATCCTTGAACGCTGCGGCCTCATTCAGCAGCAGGTACTCCACCTTGACTTGCTGTGGCAGCTCCAGCGATTGCTTGTTGGCATCGTACCAAGCCTGCAGGTCTGCATCGCTGATCTGAACCCCAGCTTCAAAGTCACGGGTCAGAAAACTGCGAGTGCGCACACCGCGCTCTTCGGTCAGGGCGATTTCCAGTTTGTTCATGACGCTGGGCAGCATCGAGGTGCTGGCAGCGACGGGGCCAAGCACACGTTGCAGAGCTAACTGACCACGCTGACTTTGCTCGAAATCACGGGTATCGATACCAGCCGAGGCCAAAACCTGACTGTAAAGGGCGGGTGAAAAAACGCCGTTTTCCTGAAACTCCGGCATCGTGGCGATGTAGTCGCGCAGGGCAATGTCGGAAACGTTGAAGCGAGCAGCAGTCGCCACTTCAATTTGTACTCGCTGATCAATCAAGGATTCCAACAATGCACGACGGCTTTCCAGGCTGTCGGCCTGGGCCAGATCAAAACCGGAAGGATTGTTGCGCTGCATATCGTCCAGCTGCATGCGGCGCGCACGATCAAATTCCTGGGAGGTAATGGCGCTATCGCCAACTTTGACAATATCGCTATCGCCAGAAACGTAGCTGGAATAGCCGCTGACGCCAATCAATACAAAAGACGGCAAAATCAGCACTAACAGGACCAGCTGCATGACGCGTTGGTTCTTACGGATAATCTCGAACATTAATCATCACCTACTTTCGCTTGCAGCAGGGCGCTGCGGGTGGCGCATCAGGCCGGTGAGCCGGCTCGGCCTGAAAATATACCGTATATGAAAACCGTACAGTGTACAGCCCCGGTTAAAATAGTACATTGGCTTTTTATCACGCCTCTTGCGAGTCCGCCATGCCTTCACTGAATCATCATTGGCCCTACCCCGCTTTGATCGCCCACCGTGGCGCCGGCAGGATTGCCCCGGAAAACACCCTGGCCGCCATGCGGGTCGGTGCCCAGAACGGTTTTCACATGATGGAGTACGACGTCAAACTAAGCCGCGATGCGGTTCCCGTGCTGCTGCACGATGACGATCTGGAGCGCACGTCCAATGGGCAGGGCCTGGCCTCCAGGCTGACGTTGGCCGAGCTGTCCGCCCTGGACTTCGGTGCTTGGCACTCCTCGGCCTACGCCGGAGAGCCCATCCCCACATTAAGTTCGATCGCCGCCTTTACCCTGGCCAATCAGGTTCACAGCAATATCGAAATCAAGCCTACCACCGGGGACGAAGCCGAAACAGGGCGACAGGTTGCTCTGGCGGCCCAGGCGTTGTGGGCACAGGCCAGCTTGCCGCCCCTGCTGTCGTCCTTTTCCGAAGTGGCCCTGGAAGCAGCACAACAAGCGGTCCCTACCCTGCCCCGCGCCCTGCTGATTGAAGAAGAGGTTCCGGCAGACTGGCCCGAACGTCTGGAGCGGCTGGGCTGCATGGGGCTGAATTTGAACGACCGCTTCGTCACCCAGGCCTTGGTTCAGGCAATTCGGCAAAAAGGCTATACCGTGGCTGTCTGGACCGTGAACGATGCCGAGCGGGTGCGTGAGCTGCTGGATTGGGGATGCAATGGCATCTTCACGGATAAAGTCACCACCATTCGCCCCGATACGCTTTAATTAAACCGCAACATCAGGATTTCTCTTGTTCAGTTACCGTCACGCCTTTCATGCTGGCAATCACGCGGATGTGCTCAAGCACGCCACCTTGCTGCATATCTTTAATTACTACGCTCAAAAAGACAGCGCCTTCAGCATCATCGATACCCACTGCGGTGCCGGTATCTATGATCTGGAACACGACTGGGCGCAAACCAAGGGCGAGTTCTACGACGGCCTGGATCGGGTCTTGCAGCAGGACGACTACCCGGAGCTGGTGGAGCACTATATTGATGCCATTGCCGACCTGAACCCGGACGGCCTGGCGCGCTTCTACCCCGGTTCGCCCTGGCTGGCACTGGAACGCTTGCGCACGCAGGACAGCTTTCACGGCTTTGAACTGCACCCGTCCGAATTTGAAGTCCTGAGCGATAACGTGGCGCAATTGTTCCCCCAAGGCAATCGTCGGGTGCGTCTGTATCCGGAAAATGGGTTTGAACAGTTGGGCCGCTTGCTACCGCCGCCGTCACGACGTGCCATCGTGGTGATGGACCCCTCTTACGAGGCCAAGTCCGACTACCAGCAGGTCTTGAACAGCGTCAAGAACGCCCTCAAGCGATTTGCTCAAGCCTGTATCGTCGTGTGGTATCCCATTGTGCAGCGGCCCGAAGTGCAGACCTTGCAGCGCAGGCTGGAGCAACTGGATACGCCCTGGCTGCATGTCAGCCTGTCGGTTCGTACTCCAGCCAAAAATGGTTTGGGTTTGCATGGCAGTGGCCTGTTCATCAGCAATCCTCCCTGGACGCTGCTCAAGGCTCTGGAACAAAGCATGCCGTGGTTAACAAAAACGCTGGCCCAGGATGACAAGGCCAGCTTTCAACTTCGTCATTCGGGGCTGTAAACCACCCCTTTGCCGTTAGGCCAGGCGCTCGGACTCTTTCATGTAGCGCCACTGGCCCATAGGCAGATCGCCCAGCACCAGCTCGCCAATGCGCACACGCTTCAAACCCACCACTTTCAGGCCGACCAGTTCACACATGCGGCGAATCTGGCGCTTCTTGCCTTCGCGCAGGATAAAACGCAACTGGTCATCGTTCTGCCAGGACACTTGGGCTGGCAGCAAGGGCTTACCGTCCAGGCTCAAACCAAAGTTCAGCAGTTCCAGACCGCGCTCGCTCAGCTTGCCGGTTACGCGCACCAGATATTCCTTGTCGATGACCGAGTCTTCGCCAATAATCTGCCGCGCAATACGACCATCCTGAGTCAGGATCAGCAAGCCGGTGGAATCAATATCCAGACGACCAGCCGGAGCCAGCCCACGCAAATGCGCCGGGTCAAAGCGTTGACTGCCGCGACCACCCTTGTACTGCGTGGCGGCACCGATCAGGGAAACCGCATTGCGATAACCGGCTTCGGCTTGCCCCGACACATAGCCTACGGGCTTGTGCAGCAAGATAGTGGCACGTTGGGTCTGACGCTGACGCGCTTGTTTTTCCAGTGTGATTTTCTGATTGGGGTAGGCTTTGCTCCCCAATTCAGAGACGATTTGACCGTCCACACGCACCCAGCCGCGCTCGATGAAAGCATCCGCCTCACGGCGTGAACACATGCCGCGCTGGGCCATTAATTTTGAGATACGTTCTTTTTCCATGAGCGCTATTTTATGGCTTTGGCGATAATACAGGACATGAAATTTCCCCCCAACACAAAAAAACCCTGGCATGAGCGGGTTCATCCCTCTGCCACTCCTGTTCAAAAGTACTGGCTACACCGTCCCGGCGCTCTAACCGCTGGTTTACGCTGCTTGGGCAAAGTCGATCTGGAAGTGGTCAGCGAATACGCTTGCCGCTTGAACCCACAAGAAGCCGCATTGATTCAAAAGCCGCCAGGCACGCTGGCCTGGATACGAGAAGTGTCCATGTCCGTAGACGGAGTCCGTTGTGTGATTGCCCGCAGCTTCACGCCCCTGCCTACTTCACACAGTGTCTGGCAGGGTATGCGCCGGTTACGCAGCCGTCCGCTGGCCGACATGCTGTATAACGATGCCCAGATACAACGATCGGCCTTTTTAAGCTGTCGTTTGACACGCGGCATGAGCTTTTTCCGCACGATTGAGCGCGCCCTGTCCCCCAGCGGCGAGCCGGTTCCACAGGCTCAGCAGATTCTGTCGCGTTGCTCCGTCTTCTGGCGGCACGGTCAACCCCTCTTGGTCGCTGAATCCTTTATGCCGGCCTTCTGGGCACGCGGTGCTACACTGGCTTAGCTTAAATTCAGTATTAGTTAATAAAACAAAGTTATATGCCGAGCCAAACCATGTCCACGCAAGCCGACCCAAGCCGCCGCAACGCCTTTGTTCTTTCTGGAATGCAGGCATTGGGCGGGGCCAATCCGG is a genomic window containing:
- a CDS encoding SurA N-terminal domain-containing protein, which gives rise to MFEIIRKNQRVMQLVLLVLILPSFVLIGVSGYSSYVSGDSDIVKVGDSAITSQEFDRARRMQLDDMQRNNPSGFDLAQADSLESRRALLESLIDQRVQIEVATAARFNVSDIALRDYIATMPEFQENGVFSPALYSQVLASAGIDTRDFEQSQRGQLALQRVLGPVAASTSMLPSVMNKLEIALTEERGVRTRSFLTRDFEAGVQISDADLQAWYDANKQSLELPQQVKVEYLLLNEAAAFKDLPTPTDEQLKQYYEQNKARYVQAGRVNISHILVNVPAGASDSEREVAQTKARELAEKAQANKEGFADLARANSQDEGSAREGGELGWISKGSWPSVLENAVFALKKGDVSGVIEGPNGFHIFKSNEVQPEQGESFEQARSKVQEEVRKQLASERFADMASKLTNLVYDNEDSLEAAANALGLTLKQAEGISRQGLIPASQVEGELAAANSPDVAVLDDNRVRQALFNAEALASRKNAGVVEVSPDTLIALRVIDVTDAHVPALDKVRTIAEENLRREKAAALAVQAGEDYLKQLQAGSEPEDFSAQFAVSRAEFPEMDEALLNKVLAKPVDKLPAYVGDRQPQGYTVVQILSHQPGKAGNPGLDMLTAQLTQAMARTETQAVLQAMRVQEKVQILPEAEKELTSSGEDE
- a CDS encoding AzlD domain-containing protein, which codes for MDWSFLLMIVLAGVGTFLIRYLPLRLGGRQGKADPSRVSIWPRLFGAIGPAGVVSLLVVSLISLLRPEQLPLDLPPLLAGLAGVLLGRRWPGGIAGSTLTGVLAYGLCVAYVGV
- a CDS encoding 23S rRNA (adenine(2030)-N(6))-methyltransferase RlmJ, producing MFSYRHAFHAGNHADVLKHATLLHIFNYYAQKDSAFSIIDTHCGAGIYDLEHDWAQTKGEFYDGLDRVLQQDDYPELVEHYIDAIADLNPDGLARFYPGSPWLALERLRTQDSFHGFELHPSEFEVLSDNVAQLFPQGNRRVRLYPENGFEQLGRLLPPPSRRAIVVMDPSYEAKSDYQQVLNSVKNALKRFAQACIVVWYPIVQRPEVQTLQRRLEQLDTPWLHVSLSVRTPAKNGLGLHGSGLFISNPPWTLLKALEQSMPWLTKTLAQDDKASFQLRHSGL
- a CDS encoding peptidoglycan DD-metalloendopeptidase family protein, whose protein sequence is MNHTDISLVRRRLLGAATVWGLTAPWLAQAAPQQGTFIERTLHRPVPGGVAVLDLGTGGSAPVVHFNGNRVLVIHDADQRWKAIVGLDLKTQPGQHSISVQGQSGVAFQVGSKRYREQRITLKNKSHVNPDPQQQARFEREYKEQMEAYASFRTEGPSNVVFEKPVPGRLTSPFGLRRFFNGQERNPHSGLDFAAATGTAVKVPADGIVTIVADYFFNGKTVFVDHGQGLITMFCHLSAFDVRVGDRVSKGDVVGRSGATGRATGPHLHWNVSLNNARVDPAIFIGAFQA
- a CDS encoding AzlC family ABC transporter permease, whose translation is MIIGSAYRRGLRDSASIALGYVPVAISFGLTAVHAGLSPWLAVMVSLIVYAGASQFILISLLVAGAAYPSILGIVLLMNLRHVFYGPTLMGFFTGPRTVSSLFMAPGLTDEVFAASAAGVARQPAQEQESWYCGLQLGSYLSWVLGTAVGAFFASDLLGQSPVLEKTLGFVLPALFFALLLEIRRSAPLPVLVAAAVGAVLAMAFLPSYLAIIVGMLAGGLMALRRA
- the ugpQ gene encoding glycerophosphodiester phosphodiesterase, which translates into the protein MPSLNHHWPYPALIAHRGAGRIAPENTLAAMRVGAQNGFHMMEYDVKLSRDAVPVLLHDDDLERTSNGQGLASRLTLAELSALDFGAWHSSAYAGEPIPTLSSIAAFTLANQVHSNIEIKPTTGDEAETGRQVALAAQALWAQASLPPLLSSFSEVALEAAQQAVPTLPRALLIEEEVPADWPERLERLGCMGLNLNDRFVTQALVQAIRQKGYTVAVWTVNDAERVRELLDWGCNGIFTDKVTTIRPDTL